The following proteins are encoded in a genomic region of Primulina huaijiensis isolate GDHJ02 chromosome 3, ASM1229523v2, whole genome shotgun sequence:
- the LOC140974477 gene encoding zinc finger CCCH domain-containing protein 41-like isoform X3: MDFNQRIRGNQSLSAEAGPIFGRGMEPLSWAVHNSRLGMVDVTTPMVQSGPVPSGLLAGRGLANISNAHSTSWNVFGMVPGVPNGGIDGLRHLGLQGALRQSINPAINIGLPRQRCRDFEERGFCLRGDMCPMEHGVNRIVVDDVQSLSQFNLPVSLPGSQLLGTSGNGALPVISTSSSSLAKNKAFPVTSGRPGITEDGLGLNGGFVGGFVAVGSDVYDPDQPLWTNNNSEASASLLAVNGSNVGVKESFLDIDPSGQKQIESYEGYDEKPIRSACTSLSQSLSGWGKLASSKNRFGQKNKIDSTGASPRSIDREIRSEEVAIVGFEAVSQGKGMNVDDNAPQVEELSLKPHRDSISNVRKPSQKAVRTLFVNGIPLKDNRKEALLSHFQKFGEVIDIYIPMNSERAFVQFSKREEAEAALTAPDAIMGNRFIKLWWANRDNTIDHGLRGNSGLPIMSQRKIDIPGRKENLHAAGGKDDNAHPSVAQVPIYDHLKPMAAKVSKTPPQQKKSENLELLKEELRKKQEMLDQKRNEFRLQLDKLVKQSAGVKDVTISDQAFKSLEGGTPPDNAKTETTKLPDTHVIAENIRSAEHAVQHTTASKPNIVQPSSLRQIRQPALLGTPFVGNRFKLDNRPTTFRIVAPLPNGLANVATMKEHFSTYGDLSSVELEESKLQKINDNSVQSDVSALISFTTRRSAERAFLNGKCWQDHNLQFMWLASSNSGREGGSAGIPSDSSNTPSEANAHVQPDRDATSIHSQKSDASGCSEPENLMKESGEESVEKSGSAGIPSASSNMPSEANAHVQPDRDATSIHSQKSDASGCGEPANLTKESDAESAEKGEDFQPVTTLVSSFNNAS, encoded by the exons ATGGATTTTAACCAAAGAATTAGGGGAAACCAATCACTTTCAGCTGAAGCTGGCCCTATATTTGGCAGGGGAATGGAGCCTCTCTCCTGGGCTGTGCACAATTCCAGGCTTGGCATGGTTGATGTCACAACACCAATGGTCCAATCTGGACCGGTTCCTTCTGGCCTGCTTGCAGGAAGGGGACTGGCAAACATTTCTAATGCACACAGTACATCTTGGAATGTATTTGGAATGGTTCCAGGAGTACCAAATGGTGGGATTGATGGACTTCGCCACTTGGGTTTACAAGGGGCGTTGAGACAATCTATTAATCCAGCAATAAATATTGGCCTACCTCGGCAACGTTGTAGAGACTTCGAGGAGCGTGGTTTTTGCTTAAGAGGAGATATGTGCCCAATGGAACATGGTGTTAATCGTATTGTTGTTGATGATGTTCAG AGCCTTTCGCAATTCAACCTCCCTGTTTCGCTTCCTGGCTCACAGCTTCTGGGAACTTCTGGGAATGGAGCTTTACCTGTAATTAGCACTTCCTCCAGCTCATTAGCTAAAAACAAGGCTTTTCCTGTGACAAGTGGCAGGCCTGGAATTACTGAAGATGGTTTGGGGCTGAATGGTGGTTTTGTGGGTGGCTTTGTGGCAGTGGGATCTGATGTTTATGATCCAGATCAACCTTTGTGGACAAATAATAATTCTGAAGCATCAGCATCACTACTGGCAGTTAATGGATCAAATGTTGGTGTTAAAGAGTCTTTTCTGGATATAGACCCGTCTGGTCAGAAACAAATTGAATCATATGAAGGCTATGATGAGAAACCAATCAGAAGTGCTTGCACTTCTTTATCTCAAAGTTTGTCTGGTTGGGGAAAACTAGCTAGTTCAAAAAACAGATTCGgccagaaaaataaaattgattctACAGGGGCATCTCCTAGATCTATTGATCGAGAAATCAGAAGTGAGGAGGTAGCTATTGTTGGTTTTGAAGCTGTGTCCCAAGGAAAGGGAAtgaatgtagatgataatgctCCACAAGTTGAGGAATTGTCTCTAAAGCCACATAGAGATTCAATATCTAATGTTCGGAAACCATCTCAGAAAGCAGTTCGGACTCTATTTGTTAATGGCATTCCTCTAAAAGACAACAGAAAGGAAGCCCTTCTTTcacattttcagaaatttgggGAAGTCATTGATATTTATATTCCAATGAACAGTGAACGGGCGTTTGTTCAATTTTCGAAAAGGGAAGAAGCGGAAGCTGCATTGACGGCACCTGATGCGATTATGGGCAATAGATTTATCAAGCTTTGGTGGGCAAATCGAGATAATACTATTGATCATGGATTAAGAGGCAACAGTGGTTTACCAATAATGTCTCAAAGAAAGATAGATATTCCtggaagaaaagaaaatcttCATGCTGCAGGTGGCAAGGATGATAATGCCCATCCTTCTGTTGCTCAAGTGCCGATCTACGATCATCTCAAACCCATGGCTGCTAAAGTTTCCAAAACCCCTCCACAACAAAAGAAATCAGAGAATTTAGAGCTTTTGAAAGAAGAACTTCGTAAGAAGCAAGAGATGCTTGATCAAAAACGAAATGAGTTTCGGCTTCAGTTAGACAAACTTGTGAAACAA TCTGCAGGTGTCAAAGATGTTACAATATCAGATCAGGCCTTTAAAAGTCTTGAAGGTGGAACACCACCTGATAATGCAAAAACTGAAACTACGAAGTTACCTGATACTCATGTGATTGCTGAGAACATTAGATCTGCTGAACATGCTGTGCAACATACTACCGCGTCAAAGCCTAATATTGTGCAGCCATCAAGCTTGAGACAAATTCGCCAACCTGCTCTGCTAGGGACACCTTTTGTAGGAAACAGATTTAAGCTGGACAATCGACCCACCACATTCAGAATTGTTGCGCCATTACCAAATGGCCTTGCAAAT GTTGCTACAATGAAAGAACACTTCTCTACATATGGTGATCTTTCTTCAGTGGAACTGGAGGAGTCGAAGCTTCAGAAGATCAATGATAACTCAGTGCAATCTGATGTTTCAGCTCTTATTTCATTTACAACGAGGCGTTCCGCAGAGAGGGCATTCTTGAATGGTAAATGCTGGCAGGATCACAATTTGCAGTTTATGTGGCTTGCATCTTCTAATTCCGGAAGAGAGGGTGGCAGCGCTGGTATTCCTTCAGATTCTTCTAACACGCCTTCAGAAGCTAATGCTCATGTCCAGCCTGACAGAGATGCTACCTCGATTCATTCTCAGAAAAGTGATGCCTCGGGATGTAGTGAACCCGAAAACCTGATGAAAGAAAGTGGTGAAGAATCTGTGGAAAAGAGTGGCAGCGCTGGTATTCCTTCAGCTTCTTCTAACATGCCTTCAGAAGCTAATGCTCATGTCCAGCCTGACAGAGATGCTACCTCGATTCATTCACAGAAAAGTGATGCCTCAGGATGTGGTGAACCTGCAAACCTGACGAAAGAGAGTGATGCGGAATCTGCGGAAAAAGGAGAAGATTTTCAGCCTGTTACGACCTTGGTTTCAAGCTTTAACAATGCATCATAA
- the LOC140974477 gene encoding zinc finger CCCH domain-containing protein 41-like isoform X2, giving the protein MDLKASSQDLSPSDCASDSEEKEISEGEDEDDDRNHKHRKRETGSEPLDGDFLNQVSTRPYRKRKPFDNGFPFREGDPQSGETSKNHYGASERNFSTRSEKRCTNRTPFSRAPMDFNQRIRGNQSLSAEAGPIFGRGMEPLSWAVHNSRLGMVDVTTPMVQSGPVPSGLLAGRGLANISNAHSTSWNVFGMVPGVPNGGIDGLRHLGLQGALRQSINPAINIGLPRQRCRDFEERGFCLRGDMCPMEHGVNRIVVDDVQSLSQFNLPVSLPGSQLLGTSGNGALPVISTSSSSLAKNKAFPVTSGRPGITEDGLGLNGGFVGGFVAVGSDVYDPDQPLWTNNNSEASASLLAVNGSNVGVKESFLDIDPSGQKQIESYEGYDEKPIRSACTSLSQSLSGWGKLASSKNRFGQKNKIDSTGASPRSIDREIRSEEVAIVGFEAVSQGKGMNVDDNAPQVEELSLKPHRDSISNVRKPSQKAVRTLFVNGIPLKDNRKEALLSHFQKFGEVIDIYIPMNSERAFVQFSKREEAEAALTAPDAIMGNRFIKLWWANRDNTIDHGLRGNSGLPIMSQRKIDIPGRKENLHAAGGKDDNAHPSVAQVPIYDHLKPMAAKVSKTPPQQKKSENLELLKEELRKKQEMLDQKRNEFRLQLDKLVKQSAGVKDVTISDQAFKSLEGGTPPDNAKTETTKLPDTHVIAENIRSAEHAVQHTTASKPNIVQPSSLRQIRQPALLGTPFVGNRFKLDNRPTTFRIVAPLPNGLANVATMKEHFSTYGDLSSVELEESKLQKINDNSVQSDVSALISFTTRRSAERAFLNGKCWQDHNLQFMWLASSNSGREGGSAANAHVQPDRDATSIHSQKSDASGCSEPENLMKESGEESVEKSGSAGIPSASSNMPSEANAHVQPDRDATSIHSQKSDASGCGEPANLTKESDAESAEKGEDFQPVTTLVSSFNNAS; this is encoded by the exons ATGGATCTAAAAGCTTCTTCTCAAGACCTTTCACCCTCAGATTGCGCCAGTGATTCCGAGGAGAAAGAAATCAGTGAAGGCGAGGATGAGGATGATGATCGTAACCATAAGCATCGCAAGCGAGAGACAGGCTCTGAACCACTGGATGGTGATTTTCTAAATCAAGTTTCAACAAGACCATATAGGAAAAGGAAGCCTTTTGATAATGGATTTCCTTTCAGGGAAGGAGATCCTCAATCTGGTGAAACCTCGAAAAATCATTATGGTGCCTCAGAAAGAAACTTCTCCACGAGATCTGAAAAGAGATGCACAAACAGGACCCCATTTTCTAGAGCTCCCATGGATTTTAACCAAAGAATTAGGGGAAACCAATCACTTTCAGCTGAAGCTGGCCCTATATTTGGCAGGGGAATGGAGCCTCTCTCCTGGGCTGTGCACAATTCCAGGCTTGGCATGGTTGATGTCACAACACCAATGGTCCAATCTGGACCGGTTCCTTCTGGCCTGCTTGCAGGAAGGGGACTGGCAAACATTTCTAATGCACACAGTACATCTTGGAATGTATTTGGAATGGTTCCAGGAGTACCAAATGGTGGGATTGATGGACTTCGCCACTTGGGTTTACAAGGGGCGTTGAGACAATCTATTAATCCAGCAATAAATATTGGCCTACCTCGGCAACGTTGTAGAGACTTCGAGGAGCGTGGTTTTTGCTTAAGAGGAGATATGTGCCCAATGGAACATGGTGTTAATCGTATTGTTGTTGATGATGTTCAG AGCCTTTCGCAATTCAACCTCCCTGTTTCGCTTCCTGGCTCACAGCTTCTGGGAACTTCTGGGAATGGAGCTTTACCTGTAATTAGCACTTCCTCCAGCTCATTAGCTAAAAACAAGGCTTTTCCTGTGACAAGTGGCAGGCCTGGAATTACTGAAGATGGTTTGGGGCTGAATGGTGGTTTTGTGGGTGGCTTTGTGGCAGTGGGATCTGATGTTTATGATCCAGATCAACCTTTGTGGACAAATAATAATTCTGAAGCATCAGCATCACTACTGGCAGTTAATGGATCAAATGTTGGTGTTAAAGAGTCTTTTCTGGATATAGACCCGTCTGGTCAGAAACAAATTGAATCATATGAAGGCTATGATGAGAAACCAATCAGAAGTGCTTGCACTTCTTTATCTCAAAGTTTGTCTGGTTGGGGAAAACTAGCTAGTTCAAAAAACAGATTCGgccagaaaaataaaattgattctACAGGGGCATCTCCTAGATCTATTGATCGAGAAATCAGAAGTGAGGAGGTAGCTATTGTTGGTTTTGAAGCTGTGTCCCAAGGAAAGGGAAtgaatgtagatgataatgctCCACAAGTTGAGGAATTGTCTCTAAAGCCACATAGAGATTCAATATCTAATGTTCGGAAACCATCTCAGAAAGCAGTTCGGACTCTATTTGTTAATGGCATTCCTCTAAAAGACAACAGAAAGGAAGCCCTTCTTTcacattttcagaaatttgggGAAGTCATTGATATTTATATTCCAATGAACAGTGAACGGGCGTTTGTTCAATTTTCGAAAAGGGAAGAAGCGGAAGCTGCATTGACGGCACCTGATGCGATTATGGGCAATAGATTTATCAAGCTTTGGTGGGCAAATCGAGATAATACTATTGATCATGGATTAAGAGGCAACAGTGGTTTACCAATAATGTCTCAAAGAAAGATAGATATTCCtggaagaaaagaaaatcttCATGCTGCAGGTGGCAAGGATGATAATGCCCATCCTTCTGTTGCTCAAGTGCCGATCTACGATCATCTCAAACCCATGGCTGCTAAAGTTTCCAAAACCCCTCCACAACAAAAGAAATCAGAGAATTTAGAGCTTTTGAAAGAAGAACTTCGTAAGAAGCAAGAGATGCTTGATCAAAAACGAAATGAGTTTCGGCTTCAGTTAGACAAACTTGTGAAACAA TCTGCAGGTGTCAAAGATGTTACAATATCAGATCAGGCCTTTAAAAGTCTTGAAGGTGGAACACCACCTGATAATGCAAAAACTGAAACTACGAAGTTACCTGATACTCATGTGATTGCTGAGAACATTAGATCTGCTGAACATGCTGTGCAACATACTACCGCGTCAAAGCCTAATATTGTGCAGCCATCAAGCTTGAGACAAATTCGCCAACCTGCTCTGCTAGGGACACCTTTTGTAGGAAACAGATTTAAGCTGGACAATCGACCCACCACATTCAGAATTGTTGCGCCATTACCAAATGGCCTTGCAAAT GTTGCTACAATGAAAGAACACTTCTCTACATATGGTGATCTTTCTTCAGTGGAACTGGAGGAGTCGAAGCTTCAGAAGATCAATGATAACTCAGTGCAATCTGATGTTTCAGCTCTTATTTCATTTACAACGAGGCGTTCCGCAGAGAGGGCATTCTTGAATGGTAAATGCTGGCAGGATCACAATTTGCAGTTTATGTGGCTTGCATCTTCTAATTCCGGAAGAGAGGGTGGCAGCGCTG CTAATGCTCATGTCCAGCCTGACAGAGATGCTACCTCGATTCATTCTCAGAAAAGTGATGCCTCGGGATGTAGTGAACCCGAAAACCTGATGAAAGAAAGTGGTGAAGAATCTGTGGAAAAGAGTGGCAGCGCTGGTATTCCTTCAGCTTCTTCTAACATGCCTTCAGAAGCTAATGCTCATGTCCAGCCTGACAGAGATGCTACCTCGATTCATTCACAGAAAAGTGATGCCTCAGGATGTGGTGAACCTGCAAACCTGACGAAAGAGAGTGATGCGGAATCTGCGGAAAAAGGAGAAGATTTTCAGCCTGTTACGACCTTGGTTTCAAGCTTTAACAATGCATCATAA
- the LOC140974476 gene encoding ABC transporter B family member 26, chloroplastic-like isoform X3: MILSWPLALSSLIICFTLSAIFVICGSYQKKAAKLAQGCPRNTVFNQNNLGVWNRKRRVSKFLRFTQWLERLASVGMRESVAHGLWKNMSFIVSYRMTQFF; this comes from the exons ATGATTTTGTCGTGGCCCCTAGCACTGTCATCACTAATCATATGCTTTACTTTATCTGCAATTTTTGTTATTTGTGGCTC GTACCAGAAAAAAGCAGCAAAGCTTGCTCAAG gttgCCCAAGAAACACTGTCTTCAATCAAAACAATCTGGGCGTATGGAACAGAAAGAGAAGAGTGTCAAAG TTTTTGAGGTTCACCCAATGGCTTGAGCGGCTGGCGTCTGTGGGTATGCGAGAAAGTGTTGCTCATGGACTCTGGAAGAACATGAGCTTCATCGTGTCATATAGAATGACCCAG TTCTTTTAG
- the LOC140974474 gene encoding altered inheritance of mitochondria protein 32-like — protein sequence MRLSVARSARFIPSISQLYVLLHSRRPIPLTRPILARNPRIFFQLSALMAGQSESFSTTVASADEETTKYGFERAEMYQKNLAGTVNPYERHLFLCYKSHDSWPSHIENFESDPLPTLLASALKARKKDIQVQTRLTICEGGDDVKLSDADVMIFPDMIVYRDLKDSDVDSFVDDVLVSGNPWVSGIPEELTGSYVFVCAHNNRDRRCGVCGPVLIEKFKEEIEYRNLKNQVFVTACSHVGGHKYAGNVITFSADPEGKIVGNWYGYVTPNDVVELLDQQIVKGQVIDRIWRGQMVTKVKETEKVELKLANVTAVPNNVIQPQENAIEENVQRSASCCQGANGFSCCRDENTEQKQDKGGLSCSTSKLEQRHVLTTVAIAGAVVTVALAYAFYKRAR from the exons ATGCGCCTGTCCGTAGCTCGATCGGCCCGATTTATCCCCTCAATCTCACAATTATATGTGCTTCTCCACTCCCGCAGACCAATTCCTCTGACTCGACCAATTCTTGCACGTAACCCCCGCATTTTCTTCCAACTGTCAGCTCTTATGGCCGGACAATCGGAGAGTTTTTCCACCACCGTCGCCTCCGCCGACGAGGAGACCACTAAATACGGCTTCGAGCGTGCGGAGATGTACCAGAAAAACCTCGCCGGGACGGTTAACCCATACGAACGTCATTTGTTCCTCTGCTACAAGTCTCACGACTCGTGGCCTTCTCACATAGAGAATTTTGAATCTGATCCGCTACCAACGCTGCTTGCTTCCGCTCTCAAAGCTAGGAAAAAGGACATCCAAGTTCAG ACTCGGCTGACGATATGTGAGGGAGGCGATGATGTGAAGCTATCGGATGCAGATGTTATGATTTTTCCTGACATGATCGTATACAG GGACTTGAAAGACTCAGATGTAGATAGCTTTGTTGATGATGTGCTTGTTAGTGGCAATCCTTGGGTATCTGGGATCCCGGAGGAGTTAACGGGTTCttatgtgtttgtgtgtgctCATAACAACCGAGACAGAAGATGTGGTGTTTGTGGTCCAGTTCTGATTGAAAAGTTTAAAGAGGAGATTGAATACAGGAATTTGAAGAACCAGGTTTTTGTTACTGCTTGCTCACATGTAGGTGGTCATAAATATGCAGGCAACGTGATTACTTTTAGTGCAGATCCTGAAGGAAAAATTGTTGGTAACTG GTATGGCTATGTCACCCCTAATGATGTTGTTGAATTGCTTGATCAGCAAATTGTGAAGGGACAAGTCATTGACCGCATTTGGAG GGGCCAAATGGTCACAAAGGTTAAAGAAACAGAAAAAGTTGAATTGAAGCTAGCTAATGTGACAGCTGTGCCGAACAATGTAATCCAGCCTCAAGAGAATGCCATTGAAGAgaatgtacaaagatctgcaagCTGTTGTCAAGGTGCTAATGGATTCTCTTGCTGTAGAGACGAGAACACTGAGCAGAAACAGGATAAGGGAGGGCTCTCTTGCTCGACTAGTAAATTGGAGCAGCGCCATGTTCTCACAACTGTTGCTATAGCTGGTGCAGTAGTCACTGTTGCTTTGGCTTATGCTTTTTACAAAAGAGCTAGGTGA
- the LOC140974476 gene encoding ABC transporter B family member 26, chloroplastic-like isoform X2, whose translation MILSWPLALSSLIICFTLSAIFVICGSYQKKAAKLAQGCPRNTVFNQNNLGVWNRKRRVSKFLRFTQWLERLASVGMRESVAHGLWKNMSFIVSYRMTQVFAVLLG comes from the exons ATGATTTTGTCGTGGCCCCTAGCACTGTCATCACTAATCATATGCTTTACTTTATCTGCAATTTTTGTTATTTGTGGCTC GTACCAGAAAAAAGCAGCAAAGCTTGCTCAAG gttgCCCAAGAAACACTGTCTTCAATCAAAACAATCTGGGCGTATGGAACAGAAAGAGAAGAGTGTCAAAG TTTTTGAGGTTCACCCAATGGCTTGAGCGGCTGGCGTCTGTGGGTATGCGAGAAAGTGTTGCTCATGGACTCTGGAAGAACATGAGCTTCATCGTGTCATATAGAATGACCCAG GTTTTTGCAGTTCTTTTAGGATGA
- the LOC140974477 gene encoding zinc finger CCCH domain-containing protein 41-like isoform X1, which produces MDLKASSQDLSPSDCASDSEEKEISEGEDEDDDRNHKHRKRETGSEPLDGDFLNQVSTRPYRKRKPFDNGFPFREGDPQSGETSKNHYGASERNFSTRSEKRCTNRTPFSRAPMDFNQRIRGNQSLSAEAGPIFGRGMEPLSWAVHNSRLGMVDVTTPMVQSGPVPSGLLAGRGLANISNAHSTSWNVFGMVPGVPNGGIDGLRHLGLQGALRQSINPAINIGLPRQRCRDFEERGFCLRGDMCPMEHGVNRIVVDDVQSLSQFNLPVSLPGSQLLGTSGNGALPVISTSSSSLAKNKAFPVTSGRPGITEDGLGLNGGFVGGFVAVGSDVYDPDQPLWTNNNSEASASLLAVNGSNVGVKESFLDIDPSGQKQIESYEGYDEKPIRSACTSLSQSLSGWGKLASSKNRFGQKNKIDSTGASPRSIDREIRSEEVAIVGFEAVSQGKGMNVDDNAPQVEELSLKPHRDSISNVRKPSQKAVRTLFVNGIPLKDNRKEALLSHFQKFGEVIDIYIPMNSERAFVQFSKREEAEAALTAPDAIMGNRFIKLWWANRDNTIDHGLRGNSGLPIMSQRKIDIPGRKENLHAAGGKDDNAHPSVAQVPIYDHLKPMAAKVSKTPPQQKKSENLELLKEELRKKQEMLDQKRNEFRLQLDKLVKQSAGVKDVTISDQAFKSLEGGTPPDNAKTETTKLPDTHVIAENIRSAEHAVQHTTASKPNIVQPSSLRQIRQPALLGTPFVGNRFKLDNRPTTFRIVAPLPNGLANVATMKEHFSTYGDLSSVELEESKLQKINDNSVQSDVSALISFTTRRSAERAFLNGKCWQDHNLQFMWLASSNSGREGGSAGIPSDSSNTPSEANAHVQPDRDATSIHSQKSDASGCSEPENLMKESGEESVEKSGSAGIPSASSNMPSEANAHVQPDRDATSIHSQKSDASGCGEPANLTKESDAESAEKGEDFQPVTTLVSSFNNAS; this is translated from the exons ATGGATCTAAAAGCTTCTTCTCAAGACCTTTCACCCTCAGATTGCGCCAGTGATTCCGAGGAGAAAGAAATCAGTGAAGGCGAGGATGAGGATGATGATCGTAACCATAAGCATCGCAAGCGAGAGACAGGCTCTGAACCACTGGATGGTGATTTTCTAAATCAAGTTTCAACAAGACCATATAGGAAAAGGAAGCCTTTTGATAATGGATTTCCTTTCAGGGAAGGAGATCCTCAATCTGGTGAAACCTCGAAAAATCATTATGGTGCCTCAGAAAGAAACTTCTCCACGAGATCTGAAAAGAGATGCACAAACAGGACCCCATTTTCTAGAGCTCCCATGGATTTTAACCAAAGAATTAGGGGAAACCAATCACTTTCAGCTGAAGCTGGCCCTATATTTGGCAGGGGAATGGAGCCTCTCTCCTGGGCTGTGCACAATTCCAGGCTTGGCATGGTTGATGTCACAACACCAATGGTCCAATCTGGACCGGTTCCTTCTGGCCTGCTTGCAGGAAGGGGACTGGCAAACATTTCTAATGCACACAGTACATCTTGGAATGTATTTGGAATGGTTCCAGGAGTACCAAATGGTGGGATTGATGGACTTCGCCACTTGGGTTTACAAGGGGCGTTGAGACAATCTATTAATCCAGCAATAAATATTGGCCTACCTCGGCAACGTTGTAGAGACTTCGAGGAGCGTGGTTTTTGCTTAAGAGGAGATATGTGCCCAATGGAACATGGTGTTAATCGTATTGTTGTTGATGATGTTCAG AGCCTTTCGCAATTCAACCTCCCTGTTTCGCTTCCTGGCTCACAGCTTCTGGGAACTTCTGGGAATGGAGCTTTACCTGTAATTAGCACTTCCTCCAGCTCATTAGCTAAAAACAAGGCTTTTCCTGTGACAAGTGGCAGGCCTGGAATTACTGAAGATGGTTTGGGGCTGAATGGTGGTTTTGTGGGTGGCTTTGTGGCAGTGGGATCTGATGTTTATGATCCAGATCAACCTTTGTGGACAAATAATAATTCTGAAGCATCAGCATCACTACTGGCAGTTAATGGATCAAATGTTGGTGTTAAAGAGTCTTTTCTGGATATAGACCCGTCTGGTCAGAAACAAATTGAATCATATGAAGGCTATGATGAGAAACCAATCAGAAGTGCTTGCACTTCTTTATCTCAAAGTTTGTCTGGTTGGGGAAAACTAGCTAGTTCAAAAAACAGATTCGgccagaaaaataaaattgattctACAGGGGCATCTCCTAGATCTATTGATCGAGAAATCAGAAGTGAGGAGGTAGCTATTGTTGGTTTTGAAGCTGTGTCCCAAGGAAAGGGAAtgaatgtagatgataatgctCCACAAGTTGAGGAATTGTCTCTAAAGCCACATAGAGATTCAATATCTAATGTTCGGAAACCATCTCAGAAAGCAGTTCGGACTCTATTTGTTAATGGCATTCCTCTAAAAGACAACAGAAAGGAAGCCCTTCTTTcacattttcagaaatttgggGAAGTCATTGATATTTATATTCCAATGAACAGTGAACGGGCGTTTGTTCAATTTTCGAAAAGGGAAGAAGCGGAAGCTGCATTGACGGCACCTGATGCGATTATGGGCAATAGATTTATCAAGCTTTGGTGGGCAAATCGAGATAATACTATTGATCATGGATTAAGAGGCAACAGTGGTTTACCAATAATGTCTCAAAGAAAGATAGATATTCCtggaagaaaagaaaatcttCATGCTGCAGGTGGCAAGGATGATAATGCCCATCCTTCTGTTGCTCAAGTGCCGATCTACGATCATCTCAAACCCATGGCTGCTAAAGTTTCCAAAACCCCTCCACAACAAAAGAAATCAGAGAATTTAGAGCTTTTGAAAGAAGAACTTCGTAAGAAGCAAGAGATGCTTGATCAAAAACGAAATGAGTTTCGGCTTCAGTTAGACAAACTTGTGAAACAA TCTGCAGGTGTCAAAGATGTTACAATATCAGATCAGGCCTTTAAAAGTCTTGAAGGTGGAACACCACCTGATAATGCAAAAACTGAAACTACGAAGTTACCTGATACTCATGTGATTGCTGAGAACATTAGATCTGCTGAACATGCTGTGCAACATACTACCGCGTCAAAGCCTAATATTGTGCAGCCATCAAGCTTGAGACAAATTCGCCAACCTGCTCTGCTAGGGACACCTTTTGTAGGAAACAGATTTAAGCTGGACAATCGACCCACCACATTCAGAATTGTTGCGCCATTACCAAATGGCCTTGCAAAT GTTGCTACAATGAAAGAACACTTCTCTACATATGGTGATCTTTCTTCAGTGGAACTGGAGGAGTCGAAGCTTCAGAAGATCAATGATAACTCAGTGCAATCTGATGTTTCAGCTCTTATTTCATTTACAACGAGGCGTTCCGCAGAGAGGGCATTCTTGAATGGTAAATGCTGGCAGGATCACAATTTGCAGTTTATGTGGCTTGCATCTTCTAATTCCGGAAGAGAGGGTGGCAGCGCTGGTATTCCTTCAGATTCTTCTAACACGCCTTCAGAAGCTAATGCTCATGTCCAGCCTGACAGAGATGCTACCTCGATTCATTCTCAGAAAAGTGATGCCTCGGGATGTAGTGAACCCGAAAACCTGATGAAAGAAAGTGGTGAAGAATCTGTGGAAAAGAGTGGCAGCGCTGGTATTCCTTCAGCTTCTTCTAACATGCCTTCAGAAGCTAATGCTCATGTCCAGCCTGACAGAGATGCTACCTCGATTCATTCACAGAAAAGTGATGCCTCAGGATGTGGTGAACCTGCAAACCTGACGAAAGAGAGTGATGCGGAATCTGCGGAAAAAGGAGAAGATTTTCAGCCTGTTACGACCTTGGTTTCAAGCTTTAACAATGCATCATAA
- the LOC140974476 gene encoding ABC transporter B family member 26, chloroplastic-like isoform X1 has product MGILETTFNSHLFLGVLQVKLPRETLFSPLSRDMSFFDSEAVGDLTSRISVDCQRLSHTIGNDIHLILRNILQVPEKSSKACSRLPKKHCLQSKQSGRMEQKEKSVKVFEVHPMA; this is encoded by the exons ATGGGAATACTTGAAACTACCTTTAACTCACATTTGTTTTTGGGTG TCCTGCAGGTTAAGCTCCCGAGGGAAACTTTATTTAGTCCTCTTTCTCGG GATATGTCCTTTTTTGACTCAGAAGCAGTTGGGGATCTGACTAGCAGGATTAGTGTAGATTGTCAACGATTATCTCATACAATTGGAAATGATATACATTTGATCCTGAGAAATATTCTTCAG GTACCAGAAAAAAGCAGCAAAGCTTGCTCAAG gttgCCCAAGAAACACTGTCTTCAATCAAAACAATCTGGGCGTATGGAACAGAAAGAGAAGAGTGTCAAAG TTTTTGAGGTTCACCCAATGGCTTGA